A segment of the Halovivax limisalsi genome:
TCGTTCATCTCGTCGTAGTCGACGACCCAGTACCGCACGGGGTAGGGTGACAGGCCCAGTTTCGTCGCCAGGGCTCGCGCGGCCGACACCGGCTCCTCGAGGTCGGTCGCGATCGCGCGCTTGCGGACGGTGTCCGAAAGCGGCGCCGTCTCGGTTCGGTCGGTAGTCGCGTCTCGGTCCGTCGTGTCGGTCTCGTCGGTCTCACTCATCCGTCTCACCCTCCGTGCTCAGGATCTCGTAGATGGCGTCGGCCACGTCGTCGGCCGAATTGACGTACGTGACGGCGACGTCCTCGGCGTCGGTGCCGAAGTGCTTCTCGAGTTCCTCGGCGTGGGTCGCGTTGATCGCGTTCCCGCTGGGCTGGGTCTCGACGTAGGCGTGGAGGTTGGCGTCGATCTCCTCCATCATCGGGATGACGCGCTCTTCCGTGTCGTTCGAGGAGTTCTCGGAGTCGCCCGCCGCGAAGACGTAGCGATTCCAGTCGCTCCAGGGGTACTCCGAGAGGACCTCGTCGGCCAGTTCGTACGCGCTCGAGATCTTCGTCCCGCCGCCCGATCGGATGCCGAAGAAGTCGCCGCGGTCGACCCGCCAGGCCTCGGCGTCGTGGGCGATGTAGACGAACTCCGCGTTGTCGTACTTGCCCGTCAGGTACCAGTCCAGCGGCGTGAACACGCGTTCGACGAGTTCGCGCTTGGTCTCGCGCATCGAACCGGAGACGTCGCGGATGTTGACGACGACGACGTTCTTCTCCTTCTCCTCGATGATCTCGGGGTGGCGATAGCGTTCGTCCTCTCGGCGCAGCGGGACGTGGTCGATGCCGTCGCGACGGATCCGGCGGCTCACCGGTTCGCGCTCGACGTTCGCCTCGACCTCGGCGATCGAGTCCCAGGCGCCGCGTTCGTCCGCCACCTCCTCGTGCGCGCGTTCGATCCAGGCCATCGAGACCGGGAGTCGCTCGTCCCGGGCCCACTCGAACACCTCGCGCGGGGTGATGCCCTCGACCTTGCAGAGCTCCCGGAGGAAGTTCTCGTCGAACGCCATCGCGAGCTTTCGCTTCAATCCCTCGCGGAACATCCGCTCGACGTCGAGCGTGCTGTCGGGACCGGATCGCGTGAGGTCGGTGAAGGGACCCTCCGTCTCCTCGACGACGGTCTTGCCCTTCGGGTCGAGGTCGAGCCCGAGTTCCTCGTCGAGTTCCTCGGCGAACTCCTCGGGGTCCATCTCGTAGTACTCGTGTTCGCCGCCCTCCTCGCCGGGTTCGCCCTCCTCGTCGCCGTCGCCCGGCTGTGGCTGGGGCGGGCCGACGGGCTGGCCGACGTCGGGCGTGTCGCCGTCGCCCTGCCCGACGCCGCCCCGATCGCGCTGATCGTACTCGAACTCCGGGAGGTCGACGATCTTGACGGGGATCTTGATGTCGGTGGCGCCGCTCCGGCCGAGGTCGCCGTACTGGATGAAGTCGGACAGATCCTCGCGGTTCGACTCGCCGACCATCCGGAACCGCTCGAGGTCGTCTCTCAGTCCCATCTCGAACTCACCCGGTTCATCACCTCGCGGCTCGTCAGCTCGGCCGAGGCCTCGGTGTAGCCGTAGGAGTCGACCAGTCGCTCGATCGCGTTCTCCTTCACGCGCTCCGTCTCGGTCGAACTCGGCGGATCGTCCCACGCGTCGGGGTCGAAGTCGGGGTAGTGCCGGCGGACGTCGTCCCAGTCGGTCCGCTCTAAGACGTCGGTCAGGACGGGGATCTCCGTCAGATCGACGTCGGCGGCCGAGAACTCCTCGTCGCGGTGCTCCCAGGCGTAGCGGTTCAGCGCCGTGATCACGTTCTCGCGGCGGAACGACTCGACGGCCTCGCTCGGCTGGTTGCCCGCGTACTCGGTCTCGTCGAAGCTTCCGAGTTCCTCGACCTCGAAGAGCTTCATCTTCAGCGGATCGGGTTCGATCTCCTCGCCGCGCTCGTCGGTCAGGGACTCGCCGGTCTCCCAGGCGTAGACGTGGGCGACGTACTCCTCGACGGAGTCGCGGTCGACGCGGTGGTCGTGCATGATCGCCTCTAGCACGTCTTCGGCCTGACGCTCCTCGACGTAGGACAGCACGGGCGTGATCCGGGATTCGAACTCGGATTGCTCGCCCGTCGAGAACAGCGGGTCGTCGGCCAGGCCCTCCACCATCGCGTCCAGCACGTCCCGCGGCAGGAGGACGTCCTCGACGGCTAACTCCGGGTGGTGCCGGTCGGTCTCGGCCTGGACGAGTTCGGCGATCACGTCGCGGGTGTACGTCACCGGAATGCCGTGCGTCCCGTCGGGGGCCTCGTCGTCGAAGTCGAAGTCGTCCGTCTCGTGACGCTCGTCGCCCAGCTGGAGGTAGCCCTGGTCGAAGAGCAACGCCTTCTCGACGAGGTCGAGGTCGCTCGGCAGGTCGTCGATGGCCAGTCGCGTCACCACCGCGTAGAGGGCGGCCGCGTCGATCGCGTGGGGCGCGAGTTCGCGCTCGCGACCGCCGCTCGACCCGTCGGAGACGGTCACGGAGAGCGGTTCGCGCACCTTCTGGGCGATCGCCTCCGGGTCCGTCGTCGTCCAGACGCGCGTCTCGTCGGTGAGTTCGCGCCGGAGCAGCTGGACCTCCATCGAGCGGTTGGTGAGGTAGTGAAAGCGCCGTTTGTTGAGCCGGCGCTTCAGCGCCTTCAGCGGATCCATGCCGTTTCGGTCGGCGTGCTGGTCGAGCTGGGCCTCCAGGTCCGGGTTCGAGATGATGAGCAGCTGCGTGTCGACGTCCATCCCGATGCCCTTGTCCAGCTTGACCGTCCGCTCGTCGGGGACGTTGAGTAGCTTCTGCAGCAGGTCGGCGTGCTGGGCGGCGTCCTCGACGATCGTCAGGACGCCGTTGCCCTGCGAGAGGACGCCGTCGTAGGAGAACGCCTGCGGGTTCTTCCGCCCGCGCGAGTCGAGTTCCTGGAGCATGCCGTGCATCCAGGAGCCGACGAGGCGCTCCTTCGGCGTGCCGTCGTCCTCGGCGTGGAGGACGCCGATGCCCTGCCCGACGTCGACGACGTAGTTCTTCACCCGGAGGTGACTCTCGTCGGTGATCGACGAGAACAGGGACTCCGCGCCCTGCCGGCGGTACTTCTCCTCCAGGTACTCGTAGGCCTCCCGCGAGAACGGATCGAGCCCCGCCTCGACCCGGATCGGCACGTGATCGTCGCTCGCGTCGTTCAGTCGGGCGAGGAGGTCCTCGCGGACGGGTTCGGGAAAGACCGAGAGCGGGTGCGTCTGCACCGGGCTCTCGAACCAGTGTTCGTCGTCCGTCGCGGTCGGGTCGACGCCGTAACTCAGACCCCGCTCCTCCGCGCCGGCCGTCCGGATGTTCCACTCGACGGTGTACCGACGCCCCTCGGGCGTCTTCGAGTACTCACGGAGCCCGTTGACGAGACAGCGCTTGAACTCGGACTTGCCGGTCGCCGTCGGGCCCTCGAACCAGACGATCGTCTCCTCCTTGCCGCGGCCGGCGGCGATCGAGCGCAGGTCGTCGACGAAGGCGTTCAACACCGGCGTGTTGCCGAGGACGGCGTGTTCGCCGTCGTTGTACGGATCGTCGAAGAAGCGGTAGCGCTCGCGGTGCTCGCCCTCTTCGAGGACCGTCCGCGTCCCGGCGGCCTCGATCGCGTCGAGGAGGTACTTCGAGGCGTGGGCGCCCACCGTCGGCTGCTCGAAGAGGTGATCGACGAACGCCTCGAGGCTCCGCGGCTCCTCGTAGGTCTCTTCGAGGGTGCGGTCGGCCGCCGAGACGTAGTCGGTTCCGCGGCTCATTGCTCTTCGATCTCGTCGCGGGCGACTTCTGCGCCCGCGAACTCGAGCACCTCCTTTGCGCCGTCCTCGGAGTAGCCCTGTTCGACGAGCGCGTCGATCCACGCCGAGCGCTCCTCGTCGTCGATCTCCCCGGCGCTGACCAGCGCCGAGAAGTTGATGTTGTGCTTCTTGTCCTCCCAGAGCTTGCGCTCGAGGGCGCGGCGCAGCCGTTCGTTGTCGGTCGGGTCGAACGCCTCGCCCTCGCGGGCGCGTCGGGACACCCAGTTCGAGACCTCCTGGCGGAAGTCGTCCTTGCGGTCCGAGGGGATGTCGAGTTCCTCCTCGACGGCTCGCAGGAACGTCTCGTCGGGGTCCTGCTCGCGGCCGGTGAGTTCGTCCTCGATGGTGGCGTCGTCGATGTACGCCATGACGTGGTCCATGTACTTCTCGCCCTGGCGCTTGATCTCCTCGACGTCGTAGGCCAGCGCGTTGCGGACGTCCTCGATGGCCCGTTCGCGGTACTCCTCGCGGACCTGCTCGAGGTAGCGGTAGTACGTTTCGAACTGCGCTTCGGCGATCGAGCCGTGGTGTTCGAGGTTCTCCTCGAAGAAGTTGAACACCGTCAGCGGCGAGAGGTAGCCCCGGCTCCGGTGTTTCGAATCCATGATCGCCTCGGCGATCTCGTCGCCGATGAAGCGCGGGGAGACGCCCTCCATCCCCTCGCCGATCTCGGCGACCTGGTCGGCCTCCTCGCGGAGTTTCTTGACGTCGACGTCCTCGCTCTCGTCGATCTCGCCGTTGTAGGCCTTTGCCTTCGAGAGCAGGTCGACGCGGTCGGAGTCGGGCTCCTCGATCCGGGTGAGGACGCCGAACAGGCCGGCCATCTCCAGGGTGTGGGGCTCGACGTGGATGTCGGGGACGTCGGCGTTGTCGAGCATCTTCTGGTAGATGCGCGACTCGTCCTCGTAGGAGAGGACGTACGGGAAGTCGATCCGCTTCGTGCGGTCGTTGAACGCCTCCATCTTCTCGTCGCCCTTCTTGTCCTTGTACTCGGGCATGTTCGTCCGCCCGACGATCACCTGGTCGATGTCGATCCGCGGGTTGTTCTTCGGCTTGATCGTCTGCTCCTGAGTCGCGTGCAGGAAGTCGTAGAGGAATTCGCGCTGGAGTTTCAGTAGCTCCTCGCCGGAGAAGATGCCGCGATTGGCGTTACAGAACGCCCCCGAATAGTCGAACGCGCGCGGGTCGGATTCGCCGTAGACGGCGATCTTCGAGTAGTTGACGTCGCCGGTCAGCTCGGTCTCGTCCTGGTTCTTCTTGTCCTTGGGCTCGAACGTCTCCAGGCCCTGTCGCTTGTTCTCGTCGGCGACGAACCGGACGACCTCGACGTGGTTCTCGAGGACGGCCTTCAGATCGTCGTCGTACTGGGCGAGCAGGCGATCCATGTAGAACTCGCTCTCTGGGTCGAGCGCCTGCTCGTTCTGGATGGTGTAGGGCGCCTCCAGCGCCTCGTTCATCGCGTCGACGACCTCCTGGCGCTGTTCGAGGGGCAGGAGGACGAGCGGATCCTGGTTCATCGGCGAGCGAACGACGTCGTCGGCCGGATCCTGGTCCTTGATCACGTCGCAGAGGTTGGTCCAGCGGAAGGTGTACATCCGGCCCTCCTCGGTCATCGTGTAGTCCTCGAAGTAGCGCCTGATCTGGCGGTCGAAGTGGGACTTCCCGGAGCCGACGGGGCCGAGGAGGAGCTTGATCCGTCGCTCGGGGCCGAGCCGGCGGGATCCGGATTTAACCTTGTTGACGAACTCGTGGATCGCCTGGTGGACGACCCGACCGTAGAAGGTGTTCTCGCCGTCGCCGAGCGGGTCCAGCGAGGCGAGGTGGTACTCGACGACGCCGCGGGACTCGTCGTAGGTCGTCCCGTAGTAGTCGAACATGTCCGCGACACGCTGGTGGGCGTTGCGCGCGATCTTCGGATCGGCGGTGAGTTCGTCGAGATACCAGTCGAAGGACTTCGCCTCGCGAAGGTCGGCCGGCATCGACTGTTGGTAAGCGGTGCTGAGTTGTTCGAGCGTGTCGGTGTCACTGGTCATGCTATCACGGTGGGTGGGTCGTCGATCGGAGCTGATCGCGGGAAACGGAGCGGGCCCGGACGGTTCGCCGCGCCCGGGTTCGGTCGATCGAGGCGGATCGCTCGTCGACCGACCTCCGGCGCAGGAACTCCACCTGCGACGGACGACGGCGCGTGCGACGGTTGACGGTCCATGCTGATCGGCCATCCCCCGGGCGTCGGCCCGCAGCGGGGATCGGTACCAGTCGGCAAACGATTCCGATGGTGTTTAATATGGTTGTATTCAGATGGCATAAGCTTAACCCCAAAAGGTATTTATTAGGACTACTCGGCGGCGAGTTTCGCCGACATTTCTACCGGGTCGGTCATCCGTCTTTCGTCAATCAGATACACGCGTAAAAGCCGGGCGCCTGCAGCGGCAAGGTTCGCTCGCGCGCGGACGAGTTTCGGTCTCCTGCGGGGCCAAAGAACTCGCCGCAATCCGGCCATCCGAGCAGGACTGGATCGGCCGACCGGCGTGATCGACTCGGTCGCGACCGCTCGCCCCACGACCGGAGTCGCTATAGGACGCGAGCAGGTAGGCGTTAGCATGAGTGAGGCCGCCGACCCGCCCGAGGGCTGGACCGTCTGGTCGGACGAGGCGGATCGAACCATCTACGCCTTCCGTCCGGACGTCTTCGACGCCGCCGACTTTCCCGCACCCTGTCTGCCGGTCTGTTATCTCACACGCGGCGAGCGGACCCGCCGGCCGGGGCGCCACCCCGCGAGTCGGACGACGACGGACGACTGGTTCGTCACGCTCTACCTCGAGCCCGAGGTCGTGGTCGGCGACGTCCACCGCTTCGCGGCGCGTGCAGACGCCGAGGCGTTCGCACTCGAGCTCGCCGAGCGCTTCGCCACCGGCGAGCTCGACTACCGCGACGCCTATCAGGTGCCCCGCGAGCGCTACCTCGACCGGCTCGACGAACTGACCAACCGTACGACGGACTGACCGATCGGGCGAGGACTGATCGGTCGCGCCCGACCGATCGCTCCACCGACGACGAACTGGCCGGCCGGTCCCTGACCGAAGCTGCGAATCGACGCCCGATCCCGGAGACGCGTGCTTCCGAGGGCTCGATCCACAATCTGTCCCATCATGTACCGATGCACCCGCTGCGACGACCCGGTCGCCCCCGACGCCGACGCCTGCCCGGCCTGCGGCTACAATCCGGGCCGGACGGCGATGGACGCGGGGGCGGTCTGTCTCGCGATCGGCCTCCCGCTGCTCTACGCCGTGACGCCTGCGGGCGTTCTCTGCTGGTTCGTCGCGCTCCTCGCGTTCGGCTACGGCCTGCTGGCGACGCCGGGCGAACGCGTCGCCTGACCCAGCAGTCGATGCGTGGCCCGCGCTGGCGGGCGTGACCCGCGCCCGACCCACTGTGCTTAACCGCTCGGGACGACTACGACAGTACATGTCGACGATCACCCTCGTCGGTGATCGCCTCGCGGCGCCGGGGACCGAGTTCGTCTACGACGGCGAAGCCGACGGGTGCGCGGGCTGTCCCTACCGGAGTCAGTGCCTCGATCTGGAGGTTGGCCGGCGCTACCGTATCACCGACGTCAGAGAGAACGGCCAGTTGCTCGAGTGTGCGCTCCACGACGATGGCGTCCGAGCGGTCGAGGTGGAGCCGGCCACCGTCCGGGCGAACGTCCCGAGCGACGGGGCCTTCGCCGGCAGCGAGGCGACGCTCGCGGGCTCGTGTCCCCACGTCGAGTGCCCGAGCCACAGCCTCTGTGAACCGAACGGCGTCGAGCAGGGCGAGCGAGCCCGGATCGCCAGCGTCGAGGGGGACCCGCCCCACGACGTCTGTCACCTCGACCGATCGTTGACCACGGTCGAACTCGACCCCGACGGCTGACCGTCGCCCGTTCCCGTCTCGATTTCCAACAGCGCTTTTCCTCCCGAATCTCGGTCACGCCGCTCAAATTCGATCACCTCCTGGCACGGTATGAACCGCGGTTTCAACCCGTCTCCGCTCGCCATCCCGGGAGGATTCCCGCCCGTCGGCTGACTTAAACCCGAAAGCTGGACACCCCGATCTGTTTCACGATACCTCGACCAGCCATCTACGCGGACCGCGGGACGTGGACACCGACCCCGCGGCCGCAGCCCCATGATCCCGGACGTCGCCCTCCTGCTCGTCGCGCTCGCCGGGGGCGTCGGCGCCGGCCTCCTCGCTCACGAGGGGGTCCACGCCGTCGTCCTCCGAGCGACCGGTACCGCCTGTTCGATGACGATCGCCCCCCGTCACGACTCGACCGGTCGCCGGCTCGCGATCCCCCTGGCCGCGGTCCACCCGCGGCCGACCGAGTCGACGAGTCCGCACTCGCTCCGACTCGCCGCCCTGGCACCGCTGGTCCTCGCAGTGCCCCCCTTCGCGCTCGGCTCCCTCGGCGTCGCGCCGACGCTCGAGCAGCCGCTCCTCCTCGGTGGGATCGTCGGGTGGCTGGCCTGCGCGATTCCGAGCCCCCAGGATTTTGCCGTCGCCTTCTACGCACGCCGCGCGATCGATTCGGATATCCGATCCGCCGACCCGAGCCCCGCTGACGCGACCCCTCCCCGCTGACGACTGCCACCCGGACGGCGCTGCCGACCTGTGGCCCCCTCGTCCGATCGAATCGCCGACCTTCGCTTCCCCCGTCCGGTCGACCGCACCGCACCAGCGTCGGCCGACCGCCGCCCTGCCATCGCTGTCGACGGACCAATCTTCCGCCTTCGGCCGAATCTCCGCTGCTCCGGCACCTCGAGGAGCGGTCGAGATCGCGGTTCGGGACGCGATCGTGGGTTGTGTTCACACGCCCGTCCCACTCACGGAACCCTTATACGTGTCCCACCGCTCTCTATAGTTGCAATGGCGAAAGGAAACGTTGATTTCTTCAACGACACAGGCGGCTACGGTTTCATTTCGACGGACGACGCGGACGATGACGTATTCTTCCACATGGAAGACGTCGGCGGCCCGGACCTCGAAGAAGGCACAGAGATCGAATTCAGTATCGAACAGGCCCCCAAGGGCCCCCGCGCGACGAACGTCGAACGCCTGTAATACGGCCGCTTTGAGCGTTTAACGCGATCTTCAATTTTCAACCACCGGCGAGCGACGGCTGGTGCACTCGACGGAAACGACGGTAGTGTGACGTCCGGACGGCAGCCAGCTACGGGTCCGCCGTCCGGTCCGGAACGCCCGTCAGCAACTGGCCAACGTCGTGGACGTTCCGCGTTTCGAGTAACAGCTCGGCGGCCGTTCGCAGGGAAAACGACGCGTCGAGCTCGACGCCCGTCGCCCGCGCGTAACACGCGAGCCAGTCGTTCATCGCGCCCTCGAGCGCGTCGTACTCGGCCGGCGAGAACTGGACGAAGCGTCCGCCGGTACGACCCTCGACGTAGAGCCAGATCGCTCGACCGGCCCCCTCGCGCAAGTACGTCCGTTCGGGGTCGTCGGCCGCCTCGCCGGGGGACGATTCGCACCGCTCGCGATCGCGTTCGGCCTGCCGAGCCAGCGCCAGTACGCGTGCTCCGGTCCGTTCCATGGTTACGTGCGGACTGTTGTGCGGGCGAACGGTCCCGCCGTCAGCCCTGCTTGAACTCGACGCCCTTGCCGCCGCTCGGGTGCTCCCACTCGGTGTCGGCGACGATGGCGCAGGTGCCACACTCGACGCAGGGCTGGGTGTCGAGACTCACCAGTCGCTCGCTGGAACCGTTGGTCTCGACGACCTCCGAGCGATAGCAGCCGCCGCCGAAGTCCTCGGCGCTGACCGGACACGCGCTGACGGCGGCGCCGCTTTCCTCGTAGGACGGATCGACGAGTTCGATGTGCGGATTGCCGACGTCGGTGTCGTACGTGAGGTCGCCGATGCGCTCCTCGAGGCTCGGCGGTTCGACCTCGTTCTCCCACTGGATCGTCCGGCCGAGTTCCTCGCCGAGAACCGTCGGCAGCGTCACGTACCCCGTCTTCGTGTCGGGCAACATTCCGACCATGAACGGCGAGTTGTACGCTCGCTCGAGGAGCTTTCGCGAGAGCCGATTCGTCGCGGCGAAGCGACCGACGCGCGAGGTGAGCACGCCGTCGACGACGCGGGTCACCAGGTCGCGCTCGGCGAGGACGCTCGTCGCCCGGTAGCGCCGGGGGCGCAGCTTGCCCATCGTGCCGGACTGTTCGAGCATGTCGACGTAGCGTTCGCCGGCCGCGCCGACGGCGGGGCTCGAACGCGTGGTCGCGAACGCGTCGGCCGCGAGCGCCCCCGCCGTGACCGCGTGGTTCATCCCCTTGATGATGGGGCCCTGGGCCTGCATCTGCCCGGCCGCGTCGCCGACGAGCAGCAGGCGACCGCGGTAGGGCGAGGGGTGGGCGACCTTCTTCGAGTCGGGTACCAGCTTCGCGCTGTACTCTCGCTCGCGGTAGTCCTCGCCGAGCCACTGCGAGAGCAGCGGGTGGGTGAGCAGCGAGTCGAGTAACTCGTGCGGTTCGGCCTGCTCCGCGACGAGGCTGTCGAGGTGGAAGACGGTGCCGATGGAGACCGACTCCTCGTTCGTGTAGAGGAAGCCCCCGCCGCGGACGTCCTCGAAGAGGTCGCCCGAGAAGAGGTGCGCGACGCCCTCGTCCTCGCTCACGTCGAAGCGATCCGCGATCACCTCGGGGTCCATCTCGACGACGGCCTTGACCCCCTGGAACCACTCGTCGGGCTCCTCCCAGTCCATCAACCCGGCGTCGCGCGCGAGCTCCGAGTTGACGCCGTCCGCGGCGATGACCACGTCGGCGGTGATCGGATCGAGTTCGTCGCACGTGACGCCGACGATCTTGCCGTTCTCGCGCAGCAGGCCGTTGACGCGGACGTCCGTCAGGACCCCGCCGCCGGTCTCGGCGGTCCGCTCGTGGACCCGCGCTTCGAGCCAGGAGTCCATCTTCCGGCGCAAGACGGCGTCGCACCAGTCGGTGTCGTGTTCGTGGAGGTCGGTGAGCGGGAACGACTTGACCTTGTTGCCCGCGATGTTGTGGATCTCGTACTCCGTCACCGGCCGCTCGGCGGCCTCCTCGCGGAAGCCGTCGAAGAGGTCGTCGATGGTGTATGGTGCGGACTCCTCCCCGTAGATGAGGCCGCCCGAGACGTTCTTCGATCCGGCCTCGACGCCGCGTTCGAGGACGAGCGTCTCGACGCCGTGATCCGCGAGTCGCGCCGCGGCGGCCGCCCCGCCGGGGCCGCAGCCGACGACGAGCGCCTCGTAGTGCTCGTACTCGCCGTTTCCGGCCATCAGTCCCCACCTCCGTCGGTCATCGCCTCGGTCTCCAACTCGCCGCGCTCGACCGCCTCGGTCACCCGTGGTAACACCTCGAAGAGGTCGCCCTCGATGAAGTAATCCGAGAAGTCGCGGATCCGGGCGTCGGGATCCGTGTTGATCGCCACGATCGTGTCCGATTCGTCCATCCCGACCTTGTGCTGGACCGCGCCGGAGACGCCGGCGGCGATGTAGAGGTCGGGCGCGACGACCTGGCCCGTCTCGCCGATCTGGCGCTCCTCGGCCGTGTAGTCCTCGACGTGGCCGTCGAACTGGTACGAGGAGGTCACGATCCCCCGGGTGATGCCGAACGCCGCGTCGTCGAACGCGTCGACCAGGTCGAGCCCGAGTTCGATTCCCTCGGTCGGGTCGTCGCCGATGCCGCGTCCCAGGCAGACGACCACCTCGTGGCCTGTCAGGTCGACGCCCTCCGCCAGCGTGTCGTGCTCGGTCACCGAGACGACGAACCACTCGTCCTCGAGGTCCAGTTCATGTTCGACGACCTGGCCCTCGCGACCGGGATCCGGATCCGGGACGTCGAACGTCCCCGGGATGACCGACGCGCCCTGCGGGTGGAAGTCCCGGTCGGGGTTGTCGATACAGAGGATCGTCGAGTACTCGAACCCGGAGAAGTCCGGCCGCTTCATGTGCAAGATCCGATCGAACACCTTCTTCACGCCGGGTTCGCCGGTCTTGACCGGGTTCGAGATCTCCTCTTCCTCGATGAAGAGGTCCGAACAGTCCGAGGCGAGCCCGGAGTCCAGTTCCGCCTGCACGGTCGCCGAGAGGTCGCGGCCGTTGTTCGTCGCCGGGAAGAGGACGTACCGCGGCTTGTCGTACGTCCGCCAGTCCGTGCTCTCGGCGCTACCCTCGCCGCGGGCCATCCGGGCCATGATCTCCGTATAGGGCGTGTTGAGGAAGCGATCCAGACGGTCGTCCTCGTGGTAGAGTGCGACGTCGGCGCCGTAGTGGATCGTCTCCTCGGCGAGATCGGCACACTCGTCACCGATGACGACCGCGACCACGTTCTCCTCGTCCCCGTAGTCCGCCGCGTACTGGTCCATCAGTTCGCGGGCCTTCCCGAGCATCTCCTTCGAGACGTCCAGCAGTTCGCCCTGCTGGGTCTCGCAGTAGACCCACATGTCCGCGTAGTCGCCGCCCTGGAGCGCCCGGACGTGCTTCTTGTCTCGCGTCGGGTGCGAAAGGCCGTCGTCCTCCTCGTCGGCGTCGTCATCCGCCGGCGCGTCGGCCTCGTCGTCCGCGTCCCCTTCGTCCTCGGTAGCGTCCTCCGCATCGTCTCCACCTGTGGTGGATTCAGCGTCTTCGCCCGTGTCTTCGGCCGTCTCTTCGTACTCGCCTTCGGTCTCCGACTCGTCGACCTCGCCCGCCTCGCGAAGCTCGTCCATCCGCGCCTCGATCGCCTCGCGGGCCGTCTTGCGGTCCTGTCCCTCGCGTTCGGCGTCGAGGACGTCCGCCAGTTCGTCGAGGTCGTCGACGTCGGAAAGCGCGTCTCGAAGCTCCGAGACCGTGTGGTCATCCGGGTCCACCATCGTCACTCACCCCCCGCGAACGGGGCCATTTCGTCGACGACCTGCGACATCCCGTCCGGGTCCGCCGGATCCACCATCGTCGCTTCGCGTTCGGATGGCGCCTTCGGAATCGGATCGACCGACGAGACGATCGTCGGCGAGCCGTCGAGGCCGATGTAGTCCGGGTCGAGGTTGAGGTCCTGGTGGTCCCACACCGTCAGGTGATCCTCGTAGTTCGCCGCACGTTCGCGCGTCTCCCGTCGGAGGCGCTTGTGTTCGAGTCGGTGGGAGGCCTTGCGATAGGTCGGTTCGAACTCCGGATCCGCGACGACCAGGCTCGGGGTCGGCCCCTCGACGGTCTCGATCTCGTCGACGTCGCCCTCGACGAGTCGTTTCGCGCGGATCCGACCGTCGTCGGGGTCGATGTCGAGCGCGGCAGCGTGGGTGATCATCGGCCAGCCCATCGCCCAGGCCGTTTGCGGGCCGGTGTGGCCCGTCTCGCCGTCGGCGGTCTTGAAGCCCGCAAAGAGGAGGTCGATCTCGCCGACCTCCTCCTGGAGCTTCTCGAGACCGGCGCTCAGGGTGATGGCAGTCGCCCAGGTG
Coding sequences within it:
- a CDS encoding cold-shock protein, with the translated sequence MAKGNVDFFNDTGGYGFISTDDADDDVFFHMEDVGGPDLEEGTEIEFSIEQAPKGPRATNVERL
- a CDS encoding PrkA family serine protein kinase codes for the protein MTSDTDTLEQLSTAYQQSMPADLREAKSFDWYLDELTADPKIARNAHQRVADMFDYYGTTYDESRGVVEYHLASLDPLGDGENTFYGRVVHQAIHEFVNKVKSGSRRLGPERRIKLLLGPVGSGKSHFDRQIRRYFEDYTMTEEGRMYTFRWTNLCDVIKDQDPADDVVRSPMNQDPLVLLPLEQRQEVVDAMNEALEAPYTIQNEQALDPESEFYMDRLLAQYDDDLKAVLENHVEVVRFVADENKRQGLETFEPKDKKNQDETELTGDVNYSKIAVYGESDPRAFDYSGAFCNANRGIFSGEELLKLQREFLYDFLHATQEQTIKPKNNPRIDIDQVIVGRTNMPEYKDKKGDEKMEAFNDRTKRIDFPYVLSYEDESRIYQKMLDNADVPDIHVEPHTLEMAGLFGVLTRIEEPDSDRVDLLSKAKAYNGEIDESEDVDVKKLREEADQVAEIGEGMEGVSPRFIGDEIAEAIMDSKHRSRGYLSPLTVFNFFEENLEHHGSIAEAQFETYYRYLEQVREEYRERAIEDVRNALAYDVEEIKRQGEKYMDHVMAYIDDATIEDELTGREQDPDETFLRAVEEELDIPSDRKDDFRQEVSNWVSRRAREGEAFDPTDNERLRRALERKLWEDKKHNINFSALVSAGEIDDEERSAWIDALVEQGYSEDGAKEVLEFAGAEVARDEIEEQ
- a CDS encoding YeaH/YhbH family protein, whose protein sequence is MGLRDDLERFRMVGESNREDLSDFIQYGDLGRSGATDIKIPVKIVDLPEFEYDQRDRGGVGQGDGDTPDVGQPVGPPQPQPGDGDEEGEPGEEGGEHEYYEMDPEEFAEELDEELGLDLDPKGKTVVEETEGPFTDLTRSGPDSTLDVERMFREGLKRKLAMAFDENFLRELCKVEGITPREVFEWARDERLPVSMAWIERAHEEVADERGAWDSIAEVEANVEREPVSRRIRRDGIDHVPLRREDERYRHPEIIEEKEKNVVVVNIRDVSGSMRETKRELVERVFTPLDWYLTGKYDNAEFVYIAHDAEAWRVDRGDFFGIRSGGGTKISSAYELADEVLSEYPWSDWNRYVFAAGDSENSSNDTEERVIPMMEEIDANLHAYVETQPSGNAINATHAEELEKHFGTDAEDVAVTYVNSADDVADAIYEILSTEGETDE
- a CDS encoding DUF5820 family protein; amino-acid sequence: MSEAADPPEGWTVWSDEADRTIYAFRPDVFDAADFPAPCLPVCYLTRGERTRRPGRHPASRTTTDDWFVTLYLEPEVVVGDVHRFAARADAEAFALELAERFATGELDYRDAYQVPRERYLDRLDELTNRTTD
- a CDS encoding UPF0179 family protein, with the translated sequence MSTITLVGDRLAAPGTEFVYDGEADGCAGCPYRSQCLDLEVGRRYRITDVRENGQLLECALHDDGVRAVEVEPATVRANVPSDGAFAGSEATLAGSCPHVECPSHSLCEPNGVEQGERARIASVEGDPPHDVCHLDRSLTTVELDPDG
- a CDS encoding PrkA family serine protein kinase translates to MSRGTDYVSAADRTLEETYEEPRSLEAFVDHLFEQPTVGAHASKYLLDAIEAAGTRTVLEEGEHRERYRFFDDPYNDGEHAVLGNTPVLNAFVDDLRSIAAGRGKEETIVWFEGPTATGKSEFKRCLVNGLREYSKTPEGRRYTVEWNIRTAGAEERGLSYGVDPTATDDEHWFESPVQTHPLSVFPEPVREDLLARLNDASDDHVPIRVEAGLDPFSREAYEYLEEKYRRQGAESLFSSITDESHLRVKNYVVDVGQGIGVLHAEDDGTPKERLVGSWMHGMLQELDSRGRKNPQAFSYDGVLSQGNGVLTIVEDAAQHADLLQKLLNVPDERTVKLDKGIGMDVDTQLLIISNPDLEAQLDQHADRNGMDPLKALKRRLNKRRFHYLTNRSMEVQLLRRELTDETRVWTTTDPEAIAQKVREPLSVTVSDGSSGGRERELAPHAIDAAALYAVVTRLAIDDLPSDLDLVEKALLFDQGYLQLGDERHETDDFDFDDEAPDGTHGIPVTYTRDVIAELVQAETDRHHPELAVEDVLLPRDVLDAMVEGLADDPLFSTGEQSEFESRITPVLSYVEERQAEDVLEAIMHDHRVDRDSVEEYVAHVYAWETGESLTDERGEEIEPDPLKMKLFEVEELGSFDETEYAGNQPSEAVESFRRENVITALNRYAWEHRDEEFSAADVDLTEIPVLTDVLERTDWDDVRRHYPDFDPDAWDDPPSSTETERVKENAIERLVDSYGYTEASAELTSREVMNRVSSRWD